In one window of Candidatus Zixiibacteriota bacterium DNA:
- a CDS encoding VCBS repeat-containing protein, with the protein NSGSGTFPSNLMYAVGDEPYSVCAGDFDNDGDVDLATANDVSGSVSVLRNNGNGTFEPQSEYDVVFGPISVFASDLDGDGDIDLSTINDTADSVSVLSNNGDGTFAPYSAYKTGERPVSIFAGDFDGDDDIDLTSANFISGNVSVLLNNGDGTFASQTLHRAGNGTQSVVAADLDGDGDLDLATSDWSSRSISVLLNALVCFDSDGDGYGDPLHPENQCIEDNCPSVHNPDQEDFDSDGIGDSCDVCPAHAADDCCNPIGLNQPPQITSPIADTVMPGRLFTYILTAYDPDCDGVELSRDITVYPSWCSVTGDTITGVPECNSADSILRCVVSDGSVNDIQNVTIVIDTENHPPVIVSEGEELNVQINDSFTFYPTIDDPDDSSHAILYTSLPHWCIVRNDTVLGVAPMDRLYSEELTVIVKDYCSADTATILVVTYLCSDADGSLQVDIDDAIFLVSYIFLGGPSPQPLASGDADCSGEVDIDDLVYTINYIFVGGLAPCINCP; encoded by the coding sequence AATAGCGGAAGCGGTACTTTCCCCTCGAATCTGATGTATGCGGTCGGAGATGAGCCGTACTCTGTCTGCGCAGGTGATTTTGACAACGATGGTGATGTCGATCTGGCGACGGCAAACGATGTATCGGGCAGCGTGTCAGTCCTTCGAAACAACGGAAACGGCACCTTTGAGCCACAATCGGAATATGATGTTGTCTTTGGTCCAATCTCGGTGTTTGCTTCAGATCTCGACGGAGATGGAGACATTGATCTGTCTACAATCAACGATACTGCCGATAGCGTCTCGGTGCTATCCAACAACGGCGATGGCACATTCGCCCCATACTCGGCCTACAAGACCGGCGAAAGGCCTGTATCGATCTTCGCGGGTGACTTCGACGGGGACGATGACATCGATCTGACGTCAGCGAACTTCATATCCGGAAACGTCTCGGTACTGCTCAACAACGGAGACGGCACGTTTGCCTCACAGACTCTTCACCGGGCGGGAAACGGAACACAATCCGTCGTGGCGGCGGACCTTGATGGCGACGGGGACCTCGATTTGGCAACTTCAGACTGGTCGTCGCGCAGCATTTCCGTATTGCTCAACGCCCTGGTCTGTTTCGATTCGGACGGCGATGGTTACGGCGATCCTCTCCATCCTGAGAATCAATGCATAGAGGACAATTGCCCGTCTGTGCATAATCCCGATCAGGAAGATTTCGATAGTGACGGCATAGGAGATTCTTGTGATGTCTGTCCAGCTCACGCGGCCGATGACTGCTGCAATCCGATTGGCTTGAATCAGCCTCCGCAGATCACATCTCCGATTGCTGACACTGTGATGCCGGGGAGATTGTTCACCTATATCCTGACAGCCTATGATCCCGATTGCGACGGTGTTGAGCTTAGCCGCGATATCACAGTCTATCCGTCCTGGTGCTCCGTGACAGGCGATACCATAACAGGAGTACCGGAATGCAATTCTGCGGATTCAATACTCAGATGCGTGGTCTCCGATGGATCCGTGAATGATATCCAAAACGTCACTATTGTAATTGACACAGAAAATCATCCGCCCGTGATTGTAAGCGAGGGAGAGGAACTGAACGTACAGATAAACGACTCATTCACATTCTATCCAACCATTGATGATCCGGATGACTCTTCGCATGCAATATTGTATACTTCTCTCCCACACTGGTGCATTGTGCGGAATGACACAGTCTTGGGCGTTGCTCCGATGGATAGATTATATTCCGAAGAGCTGACGGTGATCGTGAAAGATTATTGCAGCGCAGACACTGCAACGATTCTGGTCGTCACCTATTTGTGCAGCGATGCGGATGGTAGTCTGCAGGTTGATATCGATGATGCGATCTTCCTGGTTAGTTATATCTTTCTCGGTGGCCCCAGCCCTCAGCCTTTAGCCTCCGGCGATGCAGACTGCTCTGGAGAGGTCGATATTGACGACTTGGTATACACAATCAACTACATCTTTGTTGGTGGTCTCGCGCCATGCATCAACTGCCCCTGA